From the genome of Emys orbicularis isolate rEmyOrb1 chromosome 17, rEmyOrb1.hap1, whole genome shotgun sequence, one region includes:
- the RTN4RL1 gene encoding LOW QUALITY PROTEIN: reticulon-4 receptor-like 1 (The sequence of the model RefSeq protein was modified relative to this genomic sequence to represent the inferred CDS: substituted 1 base at 1 genomic stop codon), translating to MYIHRNSTDLVLSLFXTGGSVELLLMLLGLEIHFTACCPIDCVCYPSPMTVSCQAHNFASIPEGIPENSERVFLQNNQITLLLRGHFSPSMVTLWIYSNNITFIDPDTFDGFVNLEELDLGDNRYLRALAAETFQGLVKLHALYLYKCGLSSLPSGIFGGLHNLQYLYLQDNHIEFLQDDIFVDLVNLSHLFLHGNKLWSLHQNTFRGLINLDRLLIHQNQLQWVHRRAFHDLRRLTTLFLFNNSLSELQGECLAHLGALEFLRLNGNPWSCDCKSRSLWDWLRRFRGSSSSVICESPEQMHGKDLKVLKAEDYRNCSGSESLHQIKTHTFSTADRGASKDHHPHHSSKETGKERGVEHSLHSSQPAAPPGSRPGYRKPSKNCTSHKSRNRTSKPVSLGPRKSIHEAQDYVPDYQHKFSFGMMPTAPPKRKGKCTRRTPIRPPSGVQQAAGSSVIRASRLVFIMVLVVIIR from the coding sequence ACATCGTAATTCAACTGACCTTGTTCTCTCCCTTTTTTGAACAGGGGGTTCTGTGGAGCTGCTCCTGATGCTGTTGGGACTTGAGATTCACTTCACTGCATGCTGCCCCATTGACTGTGTATGTTACCCATCACCTATGACTGTCAGCTGCCAAGCCCACAACTTTGCATCAATTCCAGAGGGGATACCAGAAAACAGCGAGAGGGTTTTCCTCCAGAACAACCAGATCACATTGCTTCTGCGAGGTCACTTTAGTCCATCCATGGTCACCTTGTGGATCTATTCCAACAACATCACCTTCATAGACCCAGACACTTTTGATGGGTTTGTTAATCTAGAAGAGCTGGATTTGGGGGATAATCGCTATTTAAGGGCTTTAGCAGCTGAGACCTTCCAAGGGCTGGTGAAGCTCCATGCCTTGTACCTGTACAAATGTGGGTTGAGCTCTTTACCCAGTGGGATATTTGGTGGCCTCCACAATCTACAATATCTTTATCTTCAAGATAACCACATAGAGTTCCTTCAGGATGATATTTTTGTTGACCTGGTCAACCTCAGCCATCTTTTTCTCCATGGAAACAAGCTGTGGAGCCTTCATCAGAACACATTTAGGGGACTAATAAACTTGGATAGGTTACTCATCCATCAAAATCAACTCCAGTGGGTCCACAGACGAGCTTTTCACGATCTCCGAAGATTGACCACCCTTTTCCTGTTCAATAACAGCCTCTCTGAGCTCCAGGGGGAATGCCTCGCCCACTTGGGAGCCCTGGAGTTTCTCAGGCTGAATGGCAACCCTTGGAGCTGTGACTGCAAATCCAGGTCACTCTGGGATTGGTTGCGCAGATTCAGAGGTTCAAGTTCCAGCGTGATCTGTGAGTCTCCTGAGCAGATGCATGGCAAGGATTTAAAGGTGCTAAAAGCAGAGGATTACAGGAACTGTTCTGGGTCTGAGTCCCTCCATCAGATCAAAACAcacactttctccacagcagacAGAGGAGCCTCCAAAGACCACCACCCACACCACTCCTCCAAGGAGACGGGTAAAGAGAGAGGGGTCGAGCACAGTTTACACAGCAGTCAACCAGCAGCACCTCCCGGTTCACGTCCAGGTTACAGAAAGCCCAGCAAGAACTGCACCAGCCACAAAAGCCGCAACCGAACCTCTAAGCCAGTGTCTCTGGGGCCACGGAAAAGCATTCATGAGGCTCAGGACTATGTGCCTGACTACCAGCACAAATTCAGCTTTGGCATGATGCCTACAGCACCACCCAAGCGGAAGGGTAAGTGCACCCGGCGGACACCCATCAGACCCCCCAGTGGAGTACAGCAGG